A region of Gracilinanus agilis isolate LMUSP501 chromosome 3, AgileGrace, whole genome shotgun sequence DNA encodes the following proteins:
- the CLDN34 gene encoding claudin-34, producing the protein MSSSYLSSGNPQLTGFSLTVVGWILLGVSVGQVEWRLWHLGNTTSIIPSGSVWVGILKVCYYSSVRHSPRRRTSKVCHTYGMRNSFLPEDFRAIQHILLLACILGAMGKASLVIGLRNLHLGIARKSTACNSFTIGGLCYLSAGICVLISVLWNFNAVFKNEGISFPASFHIPPRPKAQEVGTAISTAIISVILMLLGGAFFFFYKFPVECPVHPLITGQEMDISS; encoded by the coding sequence ATGAGCTCCTCCTATCTCTCTAGTGGTAACCCTCAACTCACAGGCTTTTCGTTAACCGTGGTCGGCTGGATCCTCCTAGGCGTCTCGGTGGGACAAGTGGAGTGGAGGTTGTGGCATTTGGGCAACACAACTTCCATCATCCCCTCCGGCTCCGTTTGGGTGGGGATCTTGAAAGTATGCTATTACAGCAGCGTCCGGCATTCTCCTCGAAGGAGAACTTCCAAGGTCTGCCACACTTATGGAATGCGCAACTCTTTTCTCCCTGAGGATTTTCGGGCTATTCAGCACATCCTTCTGCTTGCTTGCATTCTGGGAGCCATGGGAAAAGCCTCTCTGGTCATTGGACTGAGGAACTTACACTTGGGAATCGCTCGTAAGTCAACAGCCTGTAATTCGTTCACTATTGGAGGACTCTGTTATCTGTCTGCTGGGATCTGTGTCTTAATTTCTGTACTCTGGAATTTTAACGCAGTGTTTAAAAATGAGGGTATAAGCTTCCCTGCTTCTTTCCACATTCCCCCCAGGCCAAAAGCACAGGAAGTCGGGACGGCAATTTCTACAGCGATTATATCTGTCATCTTGATGTTGCTCGGTggggcttttttcttcttttataaatttcCCGTGGAGTGCCCAGTACATCCTTTGATCACAGGACAAGAGATGGATATCAGCTCCTGA